The Methanothermobacter tenebrarum genome window below encodes:
- the rpl37A gene encoding 50S ribosomal protein L37Ae yields MARTKKVGITGRFGPRYGRKAKRVVKKIEEQMKKKHICPYCDRPGVKRISTGIWKCRKCGETFTGGAYLPSTPMGKTATRHIKRITGGQ; encoded by the coding sequence ATGGCAAGAACCAAAAAAGTAGGTATCACAGGAAGATTCGGGCCACGTTACGGCAGAAAAGCCAAAAGAGTTGTGAAAAAGATCGAAGAACAGATGAAAAAGAAACACATCTGCCCATACTGTGACAGGCCCGGAGTCAAAAGAATAAGCACAGGCATATGGAAATGCAGAAAATGCGGGGAAACATTCACAGGAGGAGCATACTTACCCTCCACTCCAATGGGCAAAACCGCAACACGCCACATAAAAAGGATAACAGGAGGCCAATAA